The following are encoded together in the Methylorubrum sp. B1-46 genome:
- a CDS encoding DUF6441 family protein, protein MRFKATVTDPRAALKGTEQQIARSVTAGMREIADGLKEDLRSDVRESGLGQRLANTWRGQTFPRTGESTEAAAYVSSNAPKLIDAFDRGVTITARNRRFLAIPTPEAGVRQVSKRRSKGSTGNTLTPAAWERETGVKLRFVPSKNGGGVLVADAFYRRQPKRYQGRKSFRPIREAGPDKGRSFVVIFVLVRQVKLRKRLDIEATAKRWAGRVPGAIAAHWEA, encoded by the coding sequence GTGAGGTTCAAGGCGACTGTCACGGATCCCCGGGCGGCGCTGAAGGGCACCGAGCAGCAGATCGCCCGCTCGGTCACCGCCGGCATGCGCGAGATCGCCGACGGCCTGAAGGAGGATCTGCGCAGCGACGTGCGCGAATCCGGCCTCGGCCAACGCCTCGCCAACACCTGGCGCGGCCAGACCTTCCCGCGGACGGGCGAGAGCACCGAGGCAGCCGCCTACGTCTCCAGCAACGCCCCGAAGCTGATCGACGCCTTCGACCGCGGCGTCACCATCACCGCCCGCAACCGCCGCTTCCTGGCGATCCCGACGCCCGAGGCAGGCGTGCGACAGGTCTCGAAGCGCCGGTCCAAGGGCTCGACGGGCAACACGCTGACGCCCGCCGCCTGGGAGCGCGAGACCGGCGTGAAGCTGCGCTTCGTCCCGAGCAAGAACGGCGGTGGGGTGCTCGTGGCGGACGCGTTCTACCGGCGGCAGCCGAAGCGCTACCAGGGGCGCAAGTCCTTTCGCCCGATCAGGGAGGCCGGTCCCGACAAGGGCCGCTCCTTCGTCGTGATCTTCGTGCTGGTCCGGCAGGTGAAGCTCCGGAAGCGGCTCGACATCGAGGCGACCGCCAAGCGCTGGGCCGGTCGCGTGCCGGGCGCCATCGCGGCGCATTGGGAGGCCTGA